From the genome of Astyanax mexicanus isolate ESR-SI-001 chromosome 3, AstMex3_surface, whole genome shotgun sequence:
TTACTGCGATTTAGGACACAACCAGGGTGTCAACGTCAGCGTCGACAACCCGAACACCACTTCAAAATGGCTGATGCACTTAATAGTGCACTATTTCCATGGATCGATTGAGAATACAGCCTGAGATGCTTCGTCATTTACGCGCCTGGCTGCGACCGTCCAATCAGCGGGCGCAAATCCCGGGACTTACAGCTGGAGAGCCAATCAGCGTAGAGCGCATCCCGCTCTCTTGGTGACATCTTCCTAAAATCGTCCGAACAGACTGGCGGGAGAGAGACGCGCTCGCTGCAGCTCTGCTTGTCCGGCGGGATTTTTGGCGGAAAGTAACGCAGAAAAGCGACGCTGCTCACTCCGGTTCAAACGTTGGGATTGTTAAGgagctgtattttaaatatttggaaGAGAAACGCGGCTAAAAGCGAGCCTGGCCGAGCTTTTAACAACGCAACAGCTGCAAAACTTAGCTAACCGGCTAACTAACCATTAGCTTAGCTAAAGAACACCTGCCCACTCGCTTAGCCTTTGTTTCTGTAGAGTCTCCGCGCCCGAGACCCGCTTTAATTTcagtatttacttttatttttactctttttgttgtttgtttttcttttctttctttctttttttttgcgttGGCTTCATCTGTACGCTGTTGTTTATTCTGTAACCCACACCCGCACAACTAAACTGCTTAGCTAACTACCACTACTAGCAACATGGCCAAAGTACAAGTGTTAAACGTTGCTGTTCTGGACAACCCGAGTCCTTTTGGGAACCCTTTTCAGTTTGAGATCACGTTTGAGTGCATGGAGGATCTTCCAGAAGGTGAGTAATTGGTTAATTTAACCCTTAACTAACTGTTTGGATACCTAGTTAGCTATTTATTTTCGTTATTCGGTTGCTTTCTCTGTCTTGAGCGGCTAACGTTAACCCTActccagttagctagctaacctagctagtagTTAACTGAAGAATGGCGGGATGTTGTATCACTGGTCCAGCGTCAGTTCAGTGTTGTGTTCACACGTATAGAGTTTAATAGTACTTTAGTTTAACAGGAGCTAAATAACAATCCTTAGTAATCCTTTATCATTTAGCTAACTATATAGCTAATTTGGAAAagaaaatccacttttttttaatatatgagaAAGTTGAGAAAGAAAGGATTGCTGTAACCTGCAGTATTTCTGtctttgtaaaaacaaaaacaaaaaaagctatttgggtattatttagttatttcaaAAATGCCCCAAAAGACACACATTCACTTACACACAACGTAAGTTACTGTAACTTACTAGTCACAACTCTTCTcattcaattattatttttttttacgttgtgCATTTGATATTAATGTTGTGtgattatttttaaacaaaaactgatgacctgaatatgttttatactttggaTTCCTCTAAGTAGCTAATTTAtcttttgaggacagatctgcacactcttggtattttaatgttagtgtcttcatgagggagagtcacctggaacagttttttcagcgtcttgaaggaaggagttcctggaggtgctgagcaatagttgctgcttttacttgatgctgtgaagctccagctcatcaccATTAAATCACCAaatcagttcatcaggtttagatcaggggattaatgtggaggactaacacttttgtGTACTACGCAATTACATGTGTGTCCCTTACTTgtttaatatttgtaatattaatctacaatgtagattaataaataaattaaataaagtagcaATGACAaggaagaggtgtgtccaagcATTTGATTGGTGCAATGTTATGTGCCTATTACCTAATTTCTGTTTTACTGTCATCCTGCTGCTGTTTGTACACAGTGCACTTTGACATCAATCAGCTCTCAGTACAGTAGCTACTGCACATCCCAAAATAAATTCATTTGAATGTGTACTAGCTGATTTCTAAAGTGTGCTTCCCCCAAGCTATTTAGACTGAATAATGATGGCATTATTTACTGcattgcatttatatttatagtagtaATTGTTTTTACTGTAACTAATTATGCAAACTACGTTTATGGGGTAGATATTTATTTGCCTAAAATGTGTAATATTAATATAGTATTTGTAATAAATAGTATGGTCAACTTTTTGTTGCTTAGGGTTTAGTCTTTGGGTTTGTGTACAATAACACTCTAGCACACTCACTGATATTCAGTGTATAATAAATCTGTAACCTTCTCTCTACTGTTCTGCAGTTATTCCAAACCACATAGCAAGATTATTTTAGACTATAATGGCACTAGCAGATCTCTGTTGTGCAGTTTTTAACTACAAATCAGCCTTGGTATGTGTAATATTAGAGGTATTACTTTTTATAGATGAATAAATCCATTTTGACTTATCAGTACTTAGACCACATATTTATGATGTAATTTTGACTTGTCATGTTTCTATTGATACCTCTTTATCTTATGCTATATAATTGTCCACTACTTTTTAATTAGTACACACGTATTATTTATAAATCTGACTGAAGAAGGGTGTGATGTTGATGTGCATTTTAGGGCATCGTGATTATGCGTCCACTGTAGTAATGCTGTAAATTTgtctgagctaaaaaaaaaagggagctttataataatgtttaatattgtttttaaaatacataattataGATATGATGGTCCAGAAATGTTCTGAACATGTGCAATATGATTTGTGTGACAATTTACACAACATTCCCAGCCAgacaaacagtaacagtaacagtatgaAAGAGTTACATTACATACAGAGTAAAATTTgcaaaatagatagatatatatagatataaattgaTAGCCCAGCTTTCAAGCATTGTTTTAAGAGCATTAACGTTAAATGTTCTGAAGTAATTAGCCTCTAATATAAAGGAAATAAAGTTTGTTGCAAACATAATGGTCCTAGTTTAAAATGACATTGCCATAACAAAAAATGAATGCTGAACAATTTATCCTTTCagcatatttttaataaacagtatttgATAGTATGTAATTAACCATCCAAATTAGACAAgtttattttgcatttatttgcaaaaccaTGCctctaatatttaaaaaacacattttttgtcaAGGGTAAATGGCTTCAGAAGCAGTTCTGCTTTATTAAAAATAGGTGCATGGTTGATTTTAATTTGTACAATTCTCCGAACACATTACTTATGGCTGTAACCTTATTTCTGTTGCAGATCTTGAATGGAAGATCATATACGTGGGCTCAGCTGAGAGTGAAGAGTATGATCAGACTCTTGACTCTGTCCTGGTGGGCCCAGTCCCTGCAGGAAGACACATGTTTGTTTTCCAGGTGAGTTGACACGTTTCTCTTATTAGGTCAAGCCTAATCAGGATTTTCAGTAGGGATTCACCATTGGCACTGGAATTGAAGTTAATCggagactaggcttaatctattCTTGATTGGGGAAGCCAGACTCTATTTGTGATTTGGTGTCCCCCTTAAGCACACATGCATTGTTTTGGATTAAGAATAATCTGTATGCAAATGTCATTTTaagctctgtttaaaaaaaatgttacatttattttataaattgaatagggttctttaataaagatgtttttaaatcatgtatataattgtatttttttttctttctttgcaaaCTTGATGTGACTTTGCATCTGTTTTAATTGAGAAAATTCTATAGGTGTCCAGTATTTGATGTGTAGGTTTAGGCATATTTAATGTACAAGGCTTTATATTGAGAATGGAAATATAACTCTTTACGCTGAATATACTGTGGTGCAAATTTCTCTGTCTGACAGGCTGATGCCCCAAACACAGGCCTGATACCTGAGAGCGATGCTGTTGGCGTCACTGTTGTCCTGATTACCTGCACGTACAGAGGACAGGAGTTTATTCGCATTGGCTACTATGTCAACAACGAGTACACTGATGCTGAGCTCAGGGAGAACCCACCCCTCAAACCTGACTATGGACAGGTAAACAGAACCCCCTATTCAGTTCATAAAAAATGATGTAGAAACTCCAAAAACAAGCCAAGGAGCACTCATTACCAAAATTAGCTTGTTTTAATAATGTACTTTACTGATGATGCAATAGGAAATTTAACTTTAACACTGTTGCAAAGTATAGAATCACAGTGcttgatactaaaaaaaaactttggttaACTACTTATTTTTCAAATGCAGGTAAAATACAGCATTAACCTGGGGCCGCGTTCACAAAATCTTCCCTAATACTGTGGCATTAATAATATTTCTAAATGCaatacacaaaaagaaaaaaaaaaacatttctatagTTCAAATATTCACTTTTTTGTAGATAATTTGAAACCCATGATGTGACACTTTTGATGTACCATTGTTCAGATACATTTGTGCCGGTTAGCGAAATAAGTTATtgactatttatttatattagctATTTGCTATATGAAAACTGTGGCAAGATGTCAAAACTATTATTtttcaaacatatatattttacaacaatCTCTTAAAGCAGCTATTTATGCTGATCATTTTGAAGGCATACCTTCTGAACTCTTACAGTCTAAGACAAGTGTAAGGTGGTCGGTCCTAAGAGCAAATAAATGTGTAAGAACATAGAATTCTGTAATATTACCAAATATATTATATCTAAAATTTcttataaaaaagtaaacatttatGACATCATGAAATTTTCATGTAAGGTAAGaaaaaataatgctaatgctaataatgctagcTTGTGTAAAAAGTTtcagaataataaaaaagctgTCACTTTGACACACCATCTTGAttttactgtctgaaattttCAGAAACTTTGATTTTAACTTGGATTTTAGTTATGAAGACCTAATATCCCTTATCACCATTGGTTAAACATATTTTAATCGCTAATTCTCTGTGCTTATAAACACGTTTGATGTGTTTTTATTTCAGCTCCAGAGAAACATTTTGGCATCAAACCCACGTGTTACCCGCTTCCATATCAATTGGGAGGGCTGTTCAGAGAAGATGGAGGATTCTGAGAATGTGGATCCTGCTCCTAATGCAATGCTGCCCCCATCGTGCCCTCCAGGCAAAGCACCTCCCCTTGGATTAATGCCAGACAACTCCATGGACTGCTTGTGAAGAAGGCCCAAGTCCACCTGTAAAGAAATCCTCACCGCTGAGCACTTAACATGCAACATCCACCAGTCCAGAGAAGATCAGATTCTGATCGGCACTGACTTTCAATTGACTGCTCTCAATTTTTTTGGTTTGTGGTTCAGGCCTAGTCTTCAGTGTTGAGCCTGTAGGTTTAAACACTCTGTGGCATCACTTTTTGTCACGAATTAGAAGAGTGAGTGTGCCAAAGCAGCTTTGAACCACAAACTTGTGAGGGGTGCGTCTGAGACTAATGAGTTCAGTGTTGGAAATGCTTATTTTAGGCCACAAGTCAAACCTGTCTGCGAATGtccggtgtggctgcaggttttctttttttaaacaaccagcggaagcacacctgattccacttgcaTAATCAGGCGGTCTGTCTTCAAACAGCTAATGACACGTGCATCTCCTCAGCTGGAGTAAAAAACCTGCAGCTATAATGGCCCTTTGCAGACAGGTTTGACGCCCGTATTTTGGGGTGTGTTATTCTCTTTCCAGAGTGTCTTAAGAAAGGAAGGCTGAAGATAATTACAGGTCACATGACATCTCACTAAGGTGGTTATTGCTTTTGCGTAAAACTTTAAGGTCCGATTTGCTGTGATGAACAGATGGTTTGCAGGTGGgattgtaaaatactgtatatatgtctACTTTGGTATGTATTCCAgcactgcaaataaataaatatcttttGTTATCTGATTGGTGCAATGAGATCCTTTTGTTTTTGATGGAAATCCAGCCTCCCCTTTTCTTCATTCATAAAAAAGCAACAGTGCTATATTATGCAGGAGCTCACCTCCCTCGCCATTTTCGGAGTGACTGGTCCTGCTAGCTTGTTGTTGCTAGGCAACGTGGACTACTGCTGCATCTGTAGCCAGACCTCAAAGTGTGGCAGCATTAATTCTGCCTTCTTTCATCTGATATATTATGATTCTTACATTAGCCTGTGCTTAACATGCAGCTCCTAACCTGGTTTGTGTTTCTATTGTATGTCTTTTCTACACATTCGATGCATTTCCTATAGATCTGTGCAGGGAATGATGATTCAGTTGGTGCAGCAACTGATTACATGTCAGTTACGCTATGCACGACTcaatttaagaaagaaaaaaaggctgATCAAAATAAGGCTATTTATGTATGTGAATAATCTGATGCATTGTATACATCTATTATACAGTGTATACATCTTTATATAAAACTACATATACACAAGCAAATGTGAGCAAATTGTTTTGCAAGAATGAATCATTTTGTAAATCTGCAGTATAAGAAAATATGCTAAAGAAATGTATTTGATGTAGTTGAGCAAAACCGTGACTAAGGATAAAATCAGGcaaatttattttctaaatacaTTGTTCTTTACCTCTACATAAACAATGGATTCTACATGCATAGTAATGCACCATGTAGGGCTGTTACACATCTTGCACTccaatgcaattaaaaaaaacaagtgcaggctttataatgcattcatataaatattggacaatatttttgcatttaaaagaaattatgcattttttaaTCTAGCTGAGCGGAATGTTTTAAGATGAGGAATGCTTGTGCATCAATAACTAAACAACATACATGATATTTGTATTAGGGGTGATAGGGCAATAtggatatggccctaaaataatttcacgGTATTTCTGCTTCAACTATATAGGTGATATGACAAGCTATGACAACAAGTGTTGCAGTGTTGCTTAGCTTAAATCTAAGATTTTCacacattcagtagaaacaaaaaataaaatctaaaaacctttgtaTTATAAACTTACTAAGACCCTTATTTTGTATACAGCAATAAGTGTAACAAAAATGTAACTAAATATACCACGAAAAGTGTAGCATCAGTGGTAAACAGTAAAGTGATATAAAacactgctttcaagaatatctCGATattacactatatattttttctattatgtCAGATTTTTgagcaatattattgcatatgatacaaaATGGCAAACCCCTAAAAGATAAgcattgtgttttatatgtctaCTTAAgcataatattgtaataaaacatgtttatttactcttatgtattctgtgtgtgtgtgtatatatatatacacaaacatgaTGCATTACATGCAGTTACATTTAtgtaacagatagatagatagatagatagatagatagatagatagatagatagatagatagatagatagatagataaaattaTGTATTATTGTTGCACAGAAAATagcataataaaaaaagaatagtaaaaatatagaatatttttATATCATCTTATTTACTATATATCGCATCACGTTTTAATATTCCAGACGCGCGGGGCGTCCGCGTGCCGAAAATTCTGACCAACATTCTAAAAATAGCCCCCGCTGACGTCACGCAGCCAATCAGGGATTAGTCCagctgaggggggggggggggtgttggaggGGGCGGAGTCTGCGAGGCCTTTTTTCCCCGTTTCACTAAAAAAAATAACGCCCCGGCTGACGAAGCACC
Proteins encoded in this window:
- the asf1ba gene encoding histone chaperone asf1b-A, whose protein sequence is MAKVQVLNVAVLDNPSPFGNPFQFEITFECMEDLPEDLEWKIIYVGSAESEEYDQTLDSVLVGPVPAGRHMFVFQADAPNTGLIPESDAVGVTVVLITCTYRGQEFIRIGYYVNNEYTDAELRENPPLKPDYGQLQRNILASNPRVTRFHINWEGCSEKMEDSENVDPAPNAMLPPSCPPGKAPPLGLMPDNSMDCL